A region of Streptomyces deccanensis DNA encodes the following proteins:
- a CDS encoding alpha/beta fold hydrolase, whose product MNSPATHAPTAVLVHGYLDDGPIWNSVRTVLDEQSIPSIAFELAGMGARASDQGPFTLARWADDLESVVRATEGPVVLVGHSMGSQIAELVAARLADQVRSLVLVNPIPLAGTHLPPEQIAPFQAPDLGLDAQRAFRSALATAFPAEENDRLAQVTLRVDPSTISDTATAWNNGHPDGQQPSKFHGSVTVLRGENDPFVTEEIVSAYVAPRFPGAATQTIAGAGHWAHVENPAAVAAAITSVIEASNSADDRPAEAWTSAFKQRTQESFGLALSPNVRMEASALAKPVERKEHVEALMTAVSSVYERLEFVRKAQDGPRTYLEWEAAAFGGFEMKGITILTRDDEGLITEIAIHHRPIGAVLQINAKVGGPLIEAGLIPAEYFKFTEGE is encoded by the coding sequence ATGAACAGCCCAGCGACGCACGCACCGACCGCGGTGCTCGTCCACGGATACCTGGACGACGGCCCCATCTGGAACAGCGTCCGCACCGTCCTCGACGAGCAGTCGATCCCCTCGATCGCGTTCGAGCTCGCCGGCATGGGTGCGCGCGCTTCAGATCAGGGGCCGTTCACGCTCGCCCGCTGGGCCGACGACCTCGAGTCCGTCGTGCGCGCGACGGAGGGCCCCGTCGTGCTCGTCGGCCACAGCATGGGAAGTCAGATCGCCGAGCTCGTCGCCGCCCGCCTGGCCGATCAGGTGCGCTCGCTCGTCCTGGTCAACCCGATCCCGCTGGCGGGCACCCACCTGCCCCCGGAGCAGATCGCCCCCTTCCAGGCACCGGATCTCGGACTCGACGCGCAACGCGCCTTCCGCAGTGCGCTCGCCACCGCGTTCCCCGCCGAGGAGAACGACCGGCTCGCCCAAGTGACGCTGCGCGTCGACCCGTCGACGATCTCCGACACGGCGACGGCATGGAACAACGGCCACCCGGACGGACAGCAGCCCAGCAAGTTCCACGGGAGCGTCACCGTCCTGCGCGGCGAGAACGACCCCTTCGTCACGGAAGAGATCGTCTCCGCGTATGTCGCGCCCCGCTTCCCCGGCGCCGCCACGCAGACGATCGCCGGCGCGGGTCACTGGGCGCACGTCGAGAACCCGGCGGCGGTCGCCGCCGCCATCACCTCGGTCATCGAGGCGTCGAACTCCGCCGACGACCGTCCGGCCGAGGCCTGGACGAGTGCGTTCAAGCAGCGCACCCAGGAGTCCTTCGGGCTGGCGCTCTCGCCGAACGTGCGGATGGAGGCCAGCGCGCTCGCCAAGCCGGTCGAGCGCAAGGAGCACGTCGAGGCCCTCATGACCGCGGTGAGCTCCGTGTACGAGCGGCTCGAGTTCGTCCGGAAGGCGCAGGACGGCCCGCGGACGTATCTGGAGTGGGAGGCCGCCGCGTTCGGCGGCTTCGAGATGAAGGGGATCACGATCCTCACGCGTGATGACGAAGGGCTCATCACCGAGATCGCCATCCACCACCGGCCCATCGGCGCCGTGCTGCAGATCAACGCGAAGGTCGGGGGACCCCTCATCGAGGCCGGCCTCATCCCCGCCGAGTACTTCAAGTTCACGGAAGGCGAATGA
- the uraD gene encoding 2-oxo-4-hydroxy-4-carboxy-5-ureidoimidazoline decarboxylase — MTSRSSTPGLARFNALEEHAAAAALHEACASAEWGRRLLAGRPYTAVEDLLAASDAAMAELGEADLAEAMAGHPPIGRPKPGDPTSAREQRGMAGASDALKAEMLELNLAYQEKFGHVFLICATGRTGEQMRDAVRDRIGNAPEREREIVRTELGKINRIRLARLVDVEEEARS; from the coding sequence GTGACTTCGCGTTCCTCGACACCGGGCCTCGCCCGTTTCAACGCCCTGGAGGAGCACGCGGCCGCCGCCGCGCTCCACGAGGCGTGCGCCTCGGCGGAATGGGGGCGCAGACTGCTCGCCGGCCGCCCCTACACCGCCGTCGAGGACCTCCTCGCCGCCAGCGACGCCGCCATGGCCGAGCTGGGCGAGGCGGATCTGGCGGAGGCGATGGCCGGGCATCCGCCGATCGGCCGCCCGAAGCCGGGCGACCCCACCTCGGCCCGTGAGCAGCGCGGCATGGCCGGCGCCTCCGACGCGCTCAAGGCCGAGATGCTCGAACTGAACCTGGCCTACCAGGAGAAGTTCGGCCATGTCTTCCTGATCTGCGCCACCGGCCGGACCGGCGAGCAGATGCGCGACGCCGTCCGGGACCGGATCGGCAACGCGCCGGAGCGGGAACGCGAGATCGTCCGCACCGAACTGGGCAAGATCAACCGCATCCGCCTGGCCCGGCTCGTCGACGTCGAAGAGGAAGCCCGCTCATGA
- a CDS encoding helix-turn-helix domain-containing protein: MTGAGDEGFVAAVKPLVDAMGGLILPPGEAGPDDVVLSWEGADVVAVRLPQLAESLDHILAAMERQKGRPLADLDRKAKQEVVRVLEARGAFSVRHGVETVATALGVSRFTVYNYLNREKEA; the protein is encoded by the coding sequence GTGACCGGCGCCGGCGACGAGGGCTTCGTCGCGGCCGTCAAGCCGCTGGTCGACGCCATGGGCGGACTCATACTGCCGCCCGGCGAGGCCGGCCCCGACGACGTCGTCCTGTCCTGGGAGGGCGCCGACGTCGTCGCCGTACGGCTGCCGCAGCTCGCCGAGTCGCTGGATCACATCCTCGCCGCGATGGAGCGCCAGAAGGGCCGGCCGCTCGCCGACCTCGACCGCAAGGCGAAACAGGAGGTCGTACGCGTCCTGGAGGCGCGCGGGGCCTTCTCCGTGCGCCACGGCGTGGAGACCGTCGCGACCGCCCTCGGTGTCAGCCGCTTCACCGTCTACAACTACCTCAACCGCGAGAAAGAGGCCTGA
- a CDS encoding 8-oxoguanine deaminase translates to MAATQRLVIENAAIATVDARDTEYTSGHVVVADNVIESVGEGRAPEGLTDVVRRIDATGHLVTPGLVNTHHHFYQWITRGLATDHNLFDWLVALYPTWARIDERMTYAAAQGSLAMMARGGVTTAMDHHYVFPRGSGDLSGSIIRAARETGVRFTLARGSMDRSEKDGGLPPDFAVETLEGALAATEETVKRHHDASFGAMTQVAVAPCSPFSVSTELLRQGAELARRLGVRLHTHGSETVEEEKFCHELFGMGPTDYFESTGWLGEDVWMAHCVHMNDSDIDAFARTGTGVAHCPSSNARLAAGIARVSDMLAAGVPVGLGVDGTASNESGELHTELRNALLVNRLGAHREAALTARQALRLGTFGGAQVLGRATEIGSLEPGKLADLVLWKLDTLAHASIADPVAALVLGAAAPVTASFVNGRQIVENDRLLHVDEDEIARSTREEARRLARIAAEA, encoded by the coding sequence ATGGCAGCAACCCAGCGCCTCGTCATCGAGAACGCGGCGATCGCGACCGTGGACGCGCGGGACACCGAGTACACGTCCGGTCACGTGGTCGTGGCGGACAACGTCATCGAGTCGGTCGGCGAGGGCCGCGCCCCCGAGGGCCTGACGGACGTCGTACGCCGGATCGACGCCACCGGCCACCTGGTCACCCCCGGCCTGGTCAACACCCACCACCACTTCTACCAGTGGATCACCCGGGGCCTCGCCACCGACCACAACCTCTTCGACTGGCTCGTCGCGCTCTACCCGACCTGGGCGCGCATCGACGAGCGCATGACGTACGCGGCGGCCCAGGGCTCGCTCGCCATGATGGCCCGCGGCGGGGTGACCACGGCCATGGACCACCACTACGTCTTCCCCCGGGGCTCCGGCGACCTGTCGGGCTCGATCATCCGGGCGGCCCGCGAGACGGGCGTCCGTTTCACGCTCGCCCGTGGCTCGATGGACCGCAGCGAGAAGGACGGCGGCCTCCCGCCGGACTTCGCGGTCGAGACCCTGGAGGGTGCGCTCGCCGCCACCGAGGAGACGGTGAAGCGGCACCACGACGCCTCCTTCGGCGCGATGACCCAGGTCGCCGTCGCCCCCTGCTCGCCCTTCTCGGTCTCCACCGAACTGCTGCGCCAGGGAGCCGAGTTGGCCCGTCGCCTCGGGGTGCGGCTGCACACTCACGGCTCGGAGACGGTGGAGGAGGAGAAGTTCTGCCACGAGCTGTTCGGCATGGGCCCGACCGACTACTTCGAGTCCACGGGCTGGCTCGGCGAGGACGTGTGGATGGCCCACTGCGTCCACATGAACGACTCCGACATCGACGCCTTCGCCCGCACGGGGACGGGTGTCGCCCACTGCCCCTCCTCCAACGCCCGGCTGGCGGCCGGTATCGCCCGCGTCTCGGACATGCTGGCGGCCGGCGTCCCGGTCGGCCTCGGCGTCGACGGCACCGCGTCCAACGAGTCCGGCGAACTCCACACCGAGCTCCGCAACGCGCTCCTCGTCAACCGCCTCGGCGCCCACCGCGAAGCCGCCCTCACCGCCCGCCAGGCCCTCCGGCTCGGCACCTTCGGCGGCGCCCAAGTCCTGGGCAGGGCAACGGAGATCGGCTCCCTGGAGCCCGGCAAGCTCGCCGACCTCGTCCTGTGGAAGCTGGACACCCTCGCGCACGCGTCGATCGCCGACCCGGTGGCCGCCCTGGTCCTCGGCGCGGCGGCCCCGGTGACGGCGTCGTTCGTGAACGGCCGGCAGATCGTGGAGAACGATCGCCTGCTGCACGTCGACGAGGACGAGATCGCCCGCTCCACCAGGGAGGAGGCGCGGCGGCTGGCACGGATCGCCGCCGAGGCCTGA
- the uraH gene encoding hydroxyisourate hydrolase, translated as MSTRTTASVSTHILDTSVGRPAAGVAVRVAARSGREAEWQALGGSATDADGRCKDLPALPEGTTHVRLDFEVEPYLAQTAAQPVRTQADAQQDAPANRDSGAVFFPEVVITFAVTPGEHYHVPLLLNPFGYSVYRGS; from the coding sequence ATGAGCACCCGTACGACCGCCTCGGTGTCCACGCACATCCTGGACACCTCCGTCGGCCGCCCCGCCGCCGGCGTCGCCGTCCGCGTCGCCGCCCGCTCCGGACGGGAGGCCGAGTGGCAGGCCCTCGGCGGCTCGGCGACCGACGCCGACGGCCGCTGCAAGGACCTCCCGGCCCTGCCGGAGGGCACCACCCACGTACGCCTCGACTTCGAGGTCGAGCCGTACCTCGCACAGACCGCCGCACAGCCCGTGCGGACGCAAGCCGATGCGCAGCAGGACGCCCCCGCGAACCGGGACAGCGGTGCCGTGTTCTTCCCCGAGGTCGTCATCACCTTCGCGGTGACGCCCGGCGAGCACTACCACGTACCGCTGCTGCTCAACCCGTTCGGCTACTCCGTTTATCGAGGGAGCTAG
- a CDS encoding peroxidase family protein: MVHRHHRETYYVVNEGRILEFEKGAAVARVPSATEQQMAFRFSRFGEKGVQLDEELLGKLAVAMTTGTGGADPDSGEPGASVPAGFTYLGQFVDHDLTLDRTQVGLGEPVPVEDLVQGRSPALDLDSLYGMGPRHAGSARFYESDGRLRMGTTLGVPFPPESTSNIDHAGFDLPRAGEAAGGTRADRRAPLIPDARNDENLAVGQLHLAFIRFHNRVVDLLAERGVPEHRLFQAARDIVVKHYQWVLRTDFLPRIVDPDIVERVFTRGRKHFERPGYVRPGDFPTMPIEFSVAAYRLGHSMVRGAYQWNSVFRAGGPGPIASLGLLFRFSGTAGNLTPGPDDLSDLDDPNSGENLRLPSNWIVDFRRLFDFGEIGRDDLVVPEAEFNVAKRLDTLLVDPLSTLPTGTFDGRGRPAPPPIQRNLAFRNLVRASMVELATGPQLAAQMGFKPLTEDQILRGNGGAALEGLSDTERAQLVEHTPLWFYVLREAEVNEARPGSLTGVGGTLVAEVFHRAMEGSRRSIVKHPGWRPSLPSHRKGRFTMADLLLFAFENDPELLNPLG; encoded by the coding sequence ATGGTGCATCGACACCATCGCGAGACCTACTACGTCGTCAACGAGGGCCGGATCCTGGAGTTCGAGAAGGGGGCGGCGGTCGCGCGCGTACCGAGCGCGACCGAGCAGCAGATGGCCTTCCGCTTCTCCCGGTTCGGCGAGAAGGGAGTCCAGCTCGACGAGGAACTGCTCGGCAAGCTGGCCGTGGCCATGACCACGGGCACCGGCGGCGCCGACCCCGACTCGGGGGAGCCCGGGGCGTCGGTCCCGGCGGGGTTCACCTATCTCGGTCAGTTCGTCGACCACGACCTGACCCTGGACCGCACCCAGGTGGGACTGGGCGAACCGGTCCCGGTCGAGGACCTGGTGCAGGGGCGCAGCCCCGCCCTCGACCTGGACTCGCTCTACGGCATGGGCCCGCGCCACGCGGGCAGTGCCCGCTTCTACGAGTCCGACGGCCGCCTGCGGATGGGTACCACGCTCGGCGTGCCCTTCCCGCCGGAGTCGACGTCCAACATCGACCACGCGGGCTTCGACCTGCCGAGGGCCGGCGAGGCGGCCGGGGGCACCCGGGCCGACAGGCGCGCCCCGCTCATCCCGGACGCGCGCAACGACGAGAACCTCGCGGTCGGCCAGCTCCACCTGGCGTTCATCCGCTTCCACAACCGTGTCGTCGACCTCCTCGCCGAGCGCGGAGTGCCCGAGCACCGGCTGTTCCAGGCGGCCCGGGACATCGTCGTGAAGCACTACCAGTGGGTGCTGCGCACCGACTTCCTGCCGCGCATCGTCGACCCGGACATCGTCGAGCGGGTCTTCACCCGGGGGCGCAAGCACTTCGAGCGGCCCGGATACGTGCGCCCCGGCGACTTCCCGACGATGCCCATCGAGTTCTCGGTGGCCGCCTACCGCCTCGGCCACAGCATGGTGCGCGGGGCCTACCAGTGGAACAGCGTGTTCCGCGCGGGCGGCCCGGGGCCGATCGCCTCGCTCGGCCTGCTGTTCCGCTTCAGCGGCACGGCCGGCAACCTCACACCGGGCCCGGACGACCTGAGCGACCTCGACGACCCGAACTCCGGGGAGAACCTGCGGCTGCCGAGCAACTGGATCGTCGACTTCCGTCGGCTGTTCGACTTCGGCGAGATCGGCCGTGACGACCTGGTCGTGCCCGAGGCCGAGTTCAACGTGGCCAAGCGGCTCGACACGCTCCTCGTCGACCCGTTGTCCACGCTGCCCACCGGCACCTTCGACGGTCGAGGCCGCCCGGCCCCGCCGCCGATCCAGCGCAACCTCGCGTTCCGCAACCTGGTGCGGGCCTCGATGGTCGAGCTGGCCACCGGGCCGCAACTGGCCGCCCAGATGGGTTTCAAGCCGCTGACGGAGGACCAGATCCTGCGCGGCAACGGCGGAGCCGCACTGGAGGGGCTCTCCGACACCGAGCGCGCCCAGCTGGTGGAGCACACCCCGCTGTGGTTCTACGTGCTGCGCGAGGCCGAGGTGAACGAAGCACGCCCCGGCAGCCTCACCGGTGTCGGCGGCACCCTCGTCGCGGAGGTGTTCCACCGGGCGATGGAGGGCAGCCGGAGGTCGATCGTGAAGCACCCTGGCTGGCGCCCGAGCCTCCCGTCCCACCGCAAGGGCAGGTTCACCATGGCGGACCTGCTGCTCTTCGCCTTCGAGAACGACCCGGAGCTGCTGAACCCGCTGGGATGA
- a CDS encoding thiamine-binding protein, with protein MRLRVEFTTEPFDLDEAPAHALVAREVVEAADLDAVDVGPFGNTAEGRADAVLTAVDALLRRTLESGATRISLQVNVIGEGGE; from the coding sequence GTGCGATTGAGAGTGGAGTTCACGACCGAGCCCTTCGATCTCGACGAGGCCCCGGCGCACGCGCTCGTGGCGCGGGAGGTCGTCGAGGCGGCCGATCTGGACGCGGTCGACGTCGGCCCGTTCGGCAACACGGCGGAGGGGCGGGCCGACGCCGTGCTCACGGCCGTGGACGCCCTGCTGCGCCGGACCCTGGAGTCCGGCGCCACTCGGATCTCGCTCCAGGTCAACGTGATCGGGGAGGGCGGCGAGTGA
- the pucL gene encoding factor-independent urate hydroxylase, producing the protein MPILGPNQYGKAENRVVRITRDGATHHIKDLNVSVSLSGDMDEVHLSGSNANVLPTDTTKNTVYAFAKEHGIDSAEQFGIHLARHFVTSQPAIHRARIRIEQYAWERVEHGGEGAHSFVRAGQETRLTQVTYDGSAWEVVSGLKDLTVMNSTDSEFWGYVKDKYTTLPEAHDRILATDVSGRWRFNWTDDEQPAPDWEASYAQVKQHLLRAFAETYSLSLQQTLYQMGARIIDHREEIDEVRFSLPNKHHFLVDLAPFGLKNDNEVYFAADRPYGLIEATVLRDGCEARIPADLTNL; encoded by the coding sequence ATGCCCATCCTTGGACCGAACCAGTACGGCAAGGCCGAGAACCGCGTCGTACGCATCACGCGGGACGGTGCCACCCACCACATCAAGGACCTCAACGTCTCGGTGTCGCTGAGCGGCGACATGGACGAGGTTCACCTCTCGGGCTCGAACGCGAACGTCCTGCCGACGGACACCACCAAGAACACGGTGTACGCCTTCGCCAAGGAGCACGGCATCGACTCCGCCGAGCAGTTCGGCATCCACCTCGCCCGGCACTTCGTGACCTCCCAGCCGGCCATCCACCGGGCCCGCATCCGCATCGAGCAGTACGCGTGGGAGCGCGTCGAGCACGGCGGCGAGGGCGCGCACTCCTTCGTCCGCGCGGGCCAGGAGACCCGGCTGACCCAGGTCACCTACGACGGCTCGGCGTGGGAGGTCGTCTCCGGCCTCAAGGACCTCACGGTCATGAACTCGACCGACTCCGAGTTCTGGGGCTACGTCAAGGACAAGTACACGACCCTGCCCGAGGCGCACGACCGCATCCTCGCCACCGACGTCTCCGGCCGCTGGCGCTTCAACTGGACCGACGACGAACAGCCGGCCCCCGACTGGGAGGCGTCCTACGCGCAGGTGAAGCAGCACCTGCTCCGGGCCTTCGCCGAGACGTACTCGCTCTCGCTCCAGCAGACCCTCTACCAGATGGGCGCGCGGATCATCGACCACCGCGAGGAGATAGACGAGGTCCGCTTCTCCCTCCCGAACAAGCACCACTTCCTGGTGGACCTGGCCCCGTTCGGCCTCAAGAACGACAACGAGGTGTACTTCGCCGCCGACCGCCCCTACGGCCTCATCGAGGCCACCGTCCTGCGGGACGGCTGCGAGGCGCGGATCCCGGCCGACCTCACCAACCTCTGA
- a CDS encoding MBL fold metallo-hydrolase has translation MTSNALTYAVHVEDGMPTTNADVPPDQGERRWSPTSSVLISNGGESLLVDPLFTVAQSKDLLRWLGERDAPVASVYVTHGHGDHWFGLGAVLEQYPGARAFALPEVVEDMAHQSSPEVLKAVWRAWFPGQLPEHLVLAEPLAEEVLTVGGAEVRPVRLGHTDCDNTTCLHVPDLGLVVAGDVIYNNVHLMLAQSDADGRAEWLRALDTVEALGPTAIVAGHKDPAADDDPRHIEETRRYILDFNSGVRRTGSTLELYEYMLERHPSRINPGALWGSCRAAKG, from the coding sequence ATGACGTCGAACGCCTTGACCTACGCCGTGCACGTCGAGGACGGCATGCCGACCACCAACGCCGACGTGCCGCCCGATCAGGGGGAGCGTCGCTGGTCACCGACGTCGAGCGTCCTGATCTCGAACGGGGGAGAGTCGCTGCTGGTGGATCCGCTCTTCACGGTCGCGCAGTCAAAGGACCTGCTGCGTTGGCTCGGTGAGCGTGACGCCCCTGTGGCGAGCGTGTACGTCACGCACGGCCACGGCGACCACTGGTTCGGTCTCGGAGCCGTTCTGGAGCAGTACCCCGGCGCGCGCGCCTTCGCGCTGCCCGAGGTCGTCGAGGACATGGCCCACCAGTCCTCGCCCGAGGTTCTCAAGGCGGTCTGGCGTGCATGGTTCCCCGGCCAGCTCCCTGAGCACCTGGTGCTCGCCGAACCGCTCGCGGAGGAGGTCCTGACGGTGGGCGGGGCGGAGGTCCGTCCGGTCCGCCTGGGGCACACCGACTGCGACAACACGACCTGCCTGCATGTTCCCGACCTGGGGCTGGTCGTCGCGGGCGACGTGATCTACAACAACGTGCACCTCATGCTCGCCCAATCGGACGCGGACGGGCGAGCCGAGTGGCTGAGGGCTCTCGACACGGTCGAGGCGCTGGGGCCGACCGCGATCGTCGCGGGGCACAAGGATCCGGCTGCCGATGACGATCCGCGTCACATCGAGGAGACCCGACGCTACATCCTCGATTTCAACAGCGGGGTGCGTCGCACCGGCAGCACCCTCGAACTCTACGAGTACATGCTGGAGCGTCACCCGTCCCGCATCAATCCCGGTGCGCTGTGGGGCTCCTGCCGGGCAGCCAAAGGCTGA
- a CDS encoding alpha-N-acetylglucosaminidase, whose product MPLARRALLTALAAGSAAACTSARAVHSDDAPRTDKAQRTASVAARRLLPDHWRQIIFTEGKEKDTFRVSGSTGRITVAGDTPATQLTGLNWYLRHVAYAEINWAGEQTNLLPRELPGLDGTVSRRANVVHRFALNDTNDGYTGAYLDWPYWERELDVLALHGYNEVLVYAGADALYHRVFQEFGYGEEELRAWVPGPAHQPWWLLQNLSAFPSPVSRQLLDARAVLGRRIADRARELGMTPVFPGYFGTVPPGFAERVPGARTVPQGEWMGFARPDWLDPRGDEFARVAAAFYRVQDELFGPSTLYKMDLLHEGGDPGDVPVADAAKGVERALQRAHAGATWVILGWQHNPPRAIVDAVDKERMLVVDGLSDRFPTVTDREADWGDTPYAFGSIWNFGGHTALGANTPDWAALYEKWRTKDGSRLRGIALMPEAADNNPAAFALFSELAWREGELDLKSWFAEWAHARYGARDPHAEAAWDVLRRTAYGTTRADSWSEGADGLFGARPALNVVRAGRWSPKQLRYSAADFEPALTELLKVRPELRVSAAYRRDLLDVARQALANRSRVMLPKIKAAYDAGDAAAFARSSGDWLSLMDLLDALVATDSRHLLGRWVAQARSWGADAAERDQLAYDNLSLLTVWGTREGADAGLRDYANREWAGLVGGLYRLRWSTYFAELRTALAAGRAPAKIDWFALEDRWARNPGTLATEPTGDTYTVATQVRDRLAALS is encoded by the coding sequence ATGCCGCTCGCTCGCCGTGCCCTGCTCACCGCGCTCGCCGCCGGTTCCGCGGCCGCCTGCACCTCGGCCCGCGCCGTCCACTCGGACGACGCACCCCGCACCGACAAGGCACAACGCACGGCCTCGGTGGCCGCCAGAAGGCTGCTGCCGGACCACTGGCGGCAGATCATCTTCACGGAGGGCAAGGAGAAGGACACCTTCCGCGTATCGGGGAGCACCGGGCGCATCACCGTCGCCGGTGACACTCCGGCGACGCAACTCACCGGCCTGAACTGGTACTTGAGGCATGTCGCGTACGCCGAGATCAACTGGGCGGGCGAGCAGACGAACCTCCTGCCGCGCGAGCTCCCCGGCCTCGACGGGACGGTGAGCCGACGGGCGAACGTCGTGCACCGCTTCGCCCTCAACGACACCAACGACGGCTACACGGGCGCCTACCTGGACTGGCCGTACTGGGAGCGCGAGCTGGACGTGCTGGCGCTGCACGGCTACAACGAGGTCCTCGTCTACGCGGGCGCGGACGCGCTGTACCACCGCGTGTTCCAGGAGTTCGGGTACGGGGAGGAGGAGCTGCGGGCGTGGGTGCCGGGCCCCGCCCACCAGCCGTGGTGGCTGCTGCAGAACCTGTCCGCCTTCCCCTCCCCGGTCTCCCGGCAGCTCCTGGACGCGCGGGCCGTGCTCGGCCGCCGTATCGCCGACCGGGCGCGTGAGCTGGGGATGACACCGGTGTTCCCGGGCTACTTCGGGACCGTCCCGCCGGGCTTCGCGGAGCGGGTCCCGGGGGCGCGGACCGTGCCGCAGGGCGAGTGGATGGGTTTCGCGCGCCCCGACTGGCTGGACCCGCGCGGGGACGAGTTCGCGCGGGTGGCGGCGGCCTTCTACCGGGTCCAGGACGAGCTGTTCGGTCCGTCGACGCTGTACAAGATGGATCTGCTGCACGAGGGCGGCGACCCGGGGGACGTGCCCGTGGCCGACGCGGCGAAGGGCGTCGAGAGGGCGCTCCAGCGGGCTCACGCGGGGGCCACCTGGGTGATCCTCGGCTGGCAGCACAACCCGCCGCGCGCGATCGTCGACGCCGTCGACAAGGAGCGCATGCTCGTCGTCGACGGTCTGTCCGACCGGTTCCCCACCGTCACCGACCGCGAGGCCGACTGGGGCGACACTCCGTACGCCTTCGGTTCGATCTGGAACTTCGGCGGGCACACCGCGCTCGGCGCCAACACCCCGGACTGGGCCGCGCTGTACGAGAAGTGGCGCACCAAGGACGGCAGCAGGCTGCGCGGGATCGCGCTGATGCCGGAGGCGGCGGACAACAACCCGGCCGCCTTCGCGCTCTTCTCCGAACTCGCCTGGCGGGAGGGTGAGTTGGATCTGAAGAGCTGGTTCGCCGAGTGGGCGCACGCCCGGTACGGCGCCCGCGATCCGCATGCCGAGGCGGCCTGGGACGTCCTGCGCCGCACCGCGTACGGCACCACCCGCGCCGACTCCTGGAGCGAGGGCGCGGACGGCCTGTTCGGCGCCCGGCCGGCGCTGAACGTCGTACGGGCCGGCCGCTGGTCGCCGAAGCAACTCCGCTACAGCGCGGCGGACTTCGAGCCCGCGCTGACCGAACTGTTGAAGGTGCGGCCCGAGTTGCGCGTCTCGGCTGCGTACCGCCGTGATCTTCTCGACGTGGCACGCCAGGCCCTCGCCAACCGCAGCCGGGTGATGCTGCCGAAGATCAAGGCGGCGTACGACGCCGGGGACGCGGCGGCGTTCGCGAGGTCGAGCGGGGACTGGCTGTCGCTGATGGACCTGCTGGACGCGTTGGTGGCCACCGACTCCCGTCATCTGCTGGGCCGTTGGGTCGCCCAGGCCCGGTCCTGGGGAGCGGACGCGGCCGAGCGTGACCAGTTGGCGTACGACAACCTGTCGCTGCTGACCGTGTGGGGGACGCGGGAGGGCGCGGACGCGGGGCTGCGGGACTACGCCAACCGGGAGTGGGCGGGGCTGGTCGGCGGACTCTACCGGTTGCGCTGGTCGACGTACTTCGCGGAGCTGAGGACCGCGCTGGCCGCGGGCCGGGCGCCGGCGAAGATCGACTGGTTCGCCCTGGAGGACCGCTGGGCGCGGAACCCGGGGACGCTCGCGACCGAGCCGACCGGGGACACGTACACGGTCGCGACCCAGGTCAGGGACCGGCTCGCGGCACTCTCCTGA
- a CDS encoding CGNR zinc finger domain-containing protein — MSELASERYTDRLATGPLILVQEVLNTRAAGKPALQDLLSTPDSATSWLAGALDEWSRRTGAEAPAIEVDEPGLVRLQQLRASLQMTVSGAVRDTPTRSAPKGVSGALEVRIDADGVFSVAPRGKDVPWVVAAVLNEITNAQLTGTWRRLKMCRNRVCSVAFYDGTNPNNGAWHDVRICGNAVNLRASRARRAAASA; from the coding sequence ATGTCTGAACTCGCGAGCGAGCGCTACACCGACCGCCTCGCCACCGGACCGCTCATCCTCGTCCAGGAGGTCTTGAACACCCGCGCCGCCGGCAAGCCCGCGCTTCAGGACCTGCTTTCGACGCCGGATTCCGCGACGTCTTGGCTCGCCGGCGCGCTGGACGAATGGAGTCGACGTACGGGGGCGGAGGCGCCGGCGATCGAAGTCGATGAACCGGGGCTGGTGCGGCTTCAACAGCTGCGCGCGTCGCTGCAGATGACCGTGTCGGGTGCGGTGCGCGACACTCCGACCCGATCCGCGCCGAAGGGGGTGAGCGGCGCGCTCGAGGTGCGGATCGACGCCGATGGTGTCTTCTCGGTGGCGCCGCGCGGCAAGGACGTCCCGTGGGTCGTCGCGGCCGTGCTCAACGAGATCACGAACGCCCAACTGACGGGGACGTGGCGTCGTTTGAAGATGTGCCGTAACCGGGTCTGCTCGGTTGCGTTCTACGATGGCACGAACCCCAACAACGGCGCCTGGCATGACGTGCGCATCTGCGGTAACGCCGTGAACCTTCGGGCCTCGCGGGCCCGTCGGGCGGCCGCGAGCGCGTAG